A segment of the Erythrobacter sp. F6033 genome:
GATCAGAACGAAAAGATCGCGATGACATCGCCTGTTATTCAGGAAGAGACTGATGAGGGCACTTGGCGTATGCGCTTTGTCATGCCCGCCAAATACACGCTGGAAACCCTGCCAAAGGCACCCGCTGACATCACTCTAACCGAAGTCCCCGGACGCCGAATGGCTGCGGTGCGCTTCAACGGGTATGCTGGGCAAAGCGACCTTGAAGTAATGGAAGGCCTCTTGATGGAATGGGCCGAGCGAAAGAACCTGACGACCACGGGAAGCGTGGAGTATGCGTTCTATGATGCTCCGATGGTACCCGGGCGTTATCGCCGTAATGAAGTTATGATCGAAGTGGCGACCGACTGACCATTGTCGGTCGCCTCTTTCGGATAACGCGTTACAAAACGCAG
Coding sequences within it:
- a CDS encoding heme-binding protein — its product is MGIAKWIAAGAGIALVGAVGAMAQYRDTEEPAYEVVVDDDGFELRQYAPMVVAEVTHTGNRRGASGESFRRLAAYIFGQDRPEGGEDIAMTAPVITDRVDQNEKIAMTSPVIQEETDEGTWRMRFVMPAKYTLETLPKAPADITLTEVPGRRMAAVRFNGYAGQSDLEVMEGLLMEWAERKNLTTTGSVEYAFYDAPMVPGRYRRNEVMIEVATD